The following coding sequences lie in one Phycicoccus duodecadis genomic window:
- a CDS encoding NuoB/complex I 20 kDa subunit family protein: MGLEEKLPAGFVLTTLENVAGYMRKASIWPATFGLACCAIEMMAVGTPDYDIARFGMERFSATPRQADLMIVAGRVSQKMAPVVRQVYDQMPNPKWVISMGVCASSGGMFNNYAIVQGVDHIIPVDIYLPGCPPRPEMLLNAIIELHDQIQNSKLGVNRVAAARAAEAAALRATPTSQMAPTHDHLAHLAAPAGKNLLA, from the coding sequence ATGGGACTCGAGGAGAAGCTGCCCGCAGGGTTCGTGCTGACGACGCTCGAGAACGTCGCCGGCTACATGCGCAAGGCCTCGATCTGGCCCGCGACCTTCGGGCTCGCCTGCTGCGCGATCGAGATGATGGCCGTCGGCACCCCCGACTACGACATCGCCCGCTTCGGGATGGAGCGCTTCAGCGCCACCCCGCGCCAGGCCGACCTGATGATCGTCGCCGGGCGCGTGAGCCAGAAGATGGCCCCGGTCGTGCGCCAGGTCTACGACCAGATGCCCAACCCCAAGTGGGTCATCTCGATGGGCGTCTGCGCGAGCTCGGGCGGGATGTTCAACAACTACGCGATCGTGCAGGGCGTCGACCACATCATCCCGGTCGACATCTACCTGCCCGGCTGCCCGCCCCGCCCCGAGATGCTGCTCAACGCCATCATCGAGCTGCACGACCAGATCCAGAACAGCAAGCTCGGCGTCAACCGCGTCGCCGCCGCCCGCGCCGCCGAGGCGGCCGCCCTGCGCGCCACGCCCACCTCGCAGATGGCGCCC
- a CDS encoding o-succinylbenzoate synthase — MTLPPLPELLGSLHVVAVPLRVPFRGIVTREVALVRGPAGWGEFGPFLEYGPPEAARWLAAAVESAWEAWPEPLRDEVPVNATVPAVPADQVAGVLARFPGCTTAKVKVAEQGQALADDVDRVAAVRAALGPAGRVRVDANGAWSVDEALEALRRLAPYDLEYAEQPCARVEELRDLRLALARAGVGVLVAADESIRKAEDPLRVRDLEAADIVVVKVAPLGGVRAALAVVEACGLPAVVSSAIDTSVGIAAGVALAASLPRLEHACGLGTVALLGGDVAEPSSLPRAGVLPVGRVPADPSLLERWRATSERVAWWRERVALCHNELLRSHE, encoded by the coding sequence ATGACACTGCCCCCGTTGCCCGAGCTCCTGGGATCGCTCCACGTCGTGGCGGTGCCGCTGCGCGTGCCCTTCCGCGGCATCGTCACGCGCGAGGTCGCGCTGGTGCGCGGGCCGGCCGGATGGGGCGAGTTCGGCCCCTTCCTCGAGTACGGCCCGCCCGAGGCCGCCCGATGGCTGGCGGCGGCGGTCGAGTCGGCGTGGGAGGCCTGGCCCGAGCCGCTGCGCGACGAGGTCCCGGTCAACGCCACGGTGCCGGCGGTCCCGGCCGACCAGGTCGCGGGCGTGCTGGCGCGCTTCCCCGGCTGCACCACCGCCAAGGTCAAGGTGGCCGAGCAGGGCCAGGCGCTCGCCGACGACGTCGACCGCGTGGCGGCGGTGCGCGCCGCCCTGGGGCCTGCGGGTCGCGTCCGGGTCGACGCCAACGGGGCCTGGTCGGTCGACGAGGCGCTGGAGGCGCTCCGCCGCCTGGCGCCGTACGACCTCGAGTACGCGGAGCAGCCGTGCGCCCGCGTCGAGGAGCTGCGCGACCTGCGGCTCGCCCTGGCCCGAGCCGGGGTGGGCGTCCTGGTGGCCGCCGACGAGTCCATCCGCAAGGCCGAGGACCCGCTGCGGGTGCGCGACCTCGAGGCCGCCGACATCGTGGTCGTCAAGGTCGCCCCGCTCGGCGGGGTGCGGGCCGCGCTCGCCGTCGTCGAGGCCTGCGGGCTGCCCGCGGTCGTCTCGTCCGCGATCGACACCAGCGTCGGCATCGCGGCCGGGGTGGCGCTCGCGGCGTCCCTGCCACGGCTCGAGCACGCCTGCGGGCTCGGCACCGTGGCGCTGCTCGGCGGCGACGTCGCCGAGCCGTCGTCGCTGCCCCGCGCCGGGGTGCTCCCCGTGGGCCGCGTCCCCGCCGACCCGTCGCTGCTCGAGCGGTGGCGCGCCACGTCGGAGCGCGTGGCGTGGTGGCGCGAGCGGGTCGCCCTGTGCCACAACGAGCTGCTGCGGAGCCACGAGTGA
- a CDS encoding VOC family protein encodes MTPPGVGPAIRWARMFLDTPRPDAPRSWGFWADVTGQHVADRRGADGEFATLEPRSGEAWVTLQAVGEGPGGVHLDLDVDDVPGAAAYAESLGARRVGAIGDTVVVVESPGGFVHCLTTWRGASGQERDGLTSILDQVCLDVPRAWWDAENAYWTALTGWAWRASDEPGFASVSGGPSMPFRILLQWLGDEDGPVRGHVDLACRDRAADTERHVAAGARVRSVHPFWTVLEDPVGRVYCLTDRDPRPGRR; translated from the coding sequence GTGACGCCCCCGGGGGTGGGCCCCGCCATCCGGTGGGCGCGGATGTTCCTCGACACTCCGCGCCCCGATGCGCCCCGCTCCTGGGGGTTCTGGGCCGACGTGACCGGGCAGCACGTCGCCGACCGGCGAGGGGCGGACGGCGAGTTCGCCACCCTCGAGCCCAGGTCGGGGGAGGCGTGGGTCACGCTCCAGGCGGTCGGCGAGGGACCCGGCGGGGTGCACCTCGACCTCGACGTCGACGACGTGCCGGGGGCCGCGGCGTACGCCGAGTCGCTCGGTGCCCGGCGGGTCGGGGCCATCGGCGACACCGTGGTCGTCGTGGAGTCCCCGGGCGGGTTCGTGCACTGCCTCACGACCTGGCGCGGGGCGTCGGGCCAGGAGCGCGACGGGCTGACCAGCATCCTCGACCAGGTCTGCCTCGACGTCCCACGGGCGTGGTGGGACGCCGAGAACGCGTACTGGACGGCGCTCACCGGCTGGGCGTGGCGCGCGTCCGACGAGCCGGGGTTCGCCTCGGTCAGCGGCGGGCCGAGCATGCCGTTCCGCATCCTGCTGCAGTGGCTCGGCGACGAGGACGGGCCGGTGCGGGGCCACGTCGACCTCGCCTGCCGCGACCGCGCGGCGGACACCGAGCGCCACGTCGCAGCCGGGGCCCGGGTGCGCTCGGTGCATCCCTTCTGGACGGTGCTCGAGGACCCCGTCGGGCGGGTCTACTGCCTCACCGACCGCGACCCGCGCCCCGGGCGGCGCTGA
- a CDS encoding FkbM family methyltransferase, with translation MGRTQDRARRALRHPVTTARAVVRRLRRAGRPALPATPAAPSAPAAPRQPTRRVFDLAVPLLPPAGAAGGVGTRELHFDVPRGMYVGRVLSQRRLAGYEPNAFAAFLAALDHGPDGSVLDIGANIGIYGLVAAAVTDRTVRAVEPTPDLAEAARRVAADNGLGLTVEEIALGETEGRATLYLSDTTDSSNSLNPAFRPHSREIDVRVRTVDDWVAEHGEPPGVMKIDTETTEYQVIRGASRTIAEHRPWLFVEVLAGRSEEELREAIAPHGYTYYHLDGPGARPEAPVIQGDPTHAALMYLLAPAPVDDAYWARVSAWEDAIQATAPQ, from the coding sequence ATGGGACGCACCCAGGACCGCGCACGACGAGCCCTGCGACACCCGGTGACGACGGCCCGCGCGGTCGTCCGGCGGCTGCGCCGCGCCGGCCGCCCCGCTCTCCCCGCCACTCCGGCTGCCCCCTCCGCGCCCGCGGCCCCCCGACAGCCGACCCGCCGCGTGTTCGACCTGGCCGTCCCCCTCCTGCCGCCCGCCGGCGCCGCCGGCGGGGTCGGCACGAGGGAGCTGCACTTCGACGTCCCGCGGGGGATGTACGTGGGGCGCGTGCTGTCCCAGCGCCGGCTGGCGGGCTACGAGCCGAACGCGTTCGCCGCCTTCCTGGCCGCGCTCGACCACGGGCCGGACGGCTCCGTCCTCGACATCGGCGCCAACATCGGCATCTACGGCCTCGTGGCGGCCGCCGTCACCGACCGTACGGTCCGCGCCGTCGAGCCCACCCCCGACCTCGCCGAGGCGGCCCGCCGGGTCGCCGCCGACAACGGGCTGGGCCTGACCGTCGAGGAGATCGCCCTCGGCGAGACCGAGGGCCGCGCGACCCTCTACCTCTCCGACACCACCGACAGCTCGAACTCGCTCAACCCCGCCTTCCGCCCGCACAGCCGCGAGATCGACGTGCGCGTCCGCACCGTGGACGACTGGGTGGCCGAGCACGGCGAGCCGCCCGGGGTGATGAAGATCGACACCGAGACCACCGAGTACCAGGTCATCCGGGGTGCGTCGCGCACCATCGCCGAACACCGTCCCTGGCTGTTCGTCGAGGTCCTCGCCGGTCGCTCGGAGGAGGAGCTGCGCGAGGCCATCGCGCCGCACGGCTACACCTACTACCACCTCGACGGCCCCGGGGCCCGGCCGGAGGCGCCGGTCATCCAGGGCGACCCGACCCACGCCGCGCTCATGTACCTGCTGGCCCCGGCGCCCGTCGACGACGCGTACTGGGCCCGGGTCTCCGCCTGGGAGGACGCGATCCAGGCCACCGCCCCGCAGTGA
- a CDS encoding isochorismate synthase, whose amino-acid sequence MTSLPADRARPAPVAPLVARTVPLDDGLARDLLALLPAAGATDACSWVRRGEGLVGWGRAAAHIASGPERFAELEQWWGDLVGSAVVRDEVDLPGTGPVAFGSVAYAAGSPAGGTLVVPEVVVGRRGGRAWLTTVSAVSAEQPVAAVPGPADVRRQDDPAAPSEVAFADGALTPGAWTIAVAEAVARITGGGLDKVVLARDLEVSSGAPLDVRWLLRRLAERYDTTWVFAVDGLVGATPELLVRREKGLVTSRVLAGTIRPTGDDAHDLALAASLARSSKDLEEHEYAVRSVADALAPHCTSMNVPETPFVLHLSNVMHLATDVAGVLADATSSLALAAALHPSAAVCGTPREAADAVIAELEHMDRGRYAGPVGWIDAAGDGEWGIALRCGAVEPSDPSRMRIFAGCGIVAGSDPDDELAESSAKLVPMRDALTAAAS is encoded by the coding sequence ATGACCTCGCTCCCCGCGGACCGGGCCCGTCCCGCCCCGGTCGCCCCGCTCGTCGCGCGCACCGTCCCGCTGGACGACGGCCTGGCGCGGGACCTGCTGGCGCTCCTGCCGGCCGCCGGAGCCACCGACGCCTGCTCGTGGGTGCGCCGTGGTGAGGGTCTGGTGGGCTGGGGCCGGGCCGCCGCGCACATCGCCTCCGGGCCCGAGCGGTTCGCCGAGCTCGAGCAGTGGTGGGGCGACCTCGTGGGCTCGGCCGTGGTGCGCGACGAGGTCGACCTGCCCGGCACGGGCCCGGTGGCCTTCGGGTCGGTGGCGTACGCGGCCGGCTCCCCCGCAGGCGGCACGCTGGTGGTGCCGGAGGTGGTGGTGGGCCGGCGCGGCGGCCGGGCCTGGCTCACCACCGTCAGCGCCGTCAGCGCCGAACAGCCCGTGGCCGCGGTGCCCGGGCCGGCCGACGTGCGGCGGCAGGACGACCCGGCCGCCCCGTCCGAGGTGGCCTTCGCCGACGGCGCGCTGACGCCGGGCGCCTGGACCATCGCCGTGGCCGAGGCCGTCGCGCGGATCACCGGCGGCGGGCTCGACAAGGTGGTGCTGGCCCGCGACCTCGAGGTGAGCAGTGGCGCGCCGCTCGACGTGCGGTGGCTGCTGCGGCGCCTCGCCGAGCGCTACGACACGACTTGGGTGTTCGCCGTCGACGGGCTCGTGGGCGCGACCCCCGAGCTGCTCGTGCGCCGCGAGAAGGGCCTGGTCACCTCGCGGGTGCTGGCCGGCACCATCCGGCCGACCGGCGACGACGCCCACGACCTGGCGCTGGCGGCCTCGCTGGCCCGCTCGAGCAAGGACCTCGAGGAGCACGAGTACGCGGTGCGCTCGGTGGCCGACGCCCTGGCACCGCACTGCACGTCGATGAACGTGCCCGAGACCCCGTTCGTGCTGCACCTGTCGAACGTCATGCACCTGGCCACCGACGTGGCCGGCGTGCTCGCCGACGCGACGTCGTCGCTCGCGCTGGCGGCGGCGCTGCATCCGTCGGCGGCGGTGTGCGGCACGCCCCGCGAGGCCGCCGACGCCGTCATCGCCGAGCTCGAGCACATGGACCGGGGGCGCTACGCCGGCCCGGTCGGCTGGATCGATGCCGCCGGCGACGGTGAGTGGGGCATCGCGCTGCGCTGCGGCGCGGTCGAGCCGAGCGACCCCTCACGGATGCGGATCTTCGCGGGCTGCGGCATCGTCGCGGGGTCCGACCCCGACGACGAGCTGGCGGAGTCCTCGGCCAAGCTGGTGCCGATGCGCGACGCCCTCACCGCCGCCGCATCCTGA
- the menD gene encoding 2-succinyl-5-enolpyruvyl-6-hydroxy-3-cyclohexene-1-carboxylic-acid synthase gives MNPSTALASVLVDELVRGGVREVVLAPGSRSAPFAYALLAAEAAGRVRLHVRVDERSAGFLALGLAKATGAPVAVVTTSGTAVANLHPAVLEAHHAGVPLVVLSADRPHELRGTGANQTTQQPGLFAGAVRWQADLPAPEVVPGEAVGRGPWRTLVVRALAAATGVLAGDPGPVHLDVAFRDPLVPDLDDPGLPPHLAGRPDGTPWTEVRPRLPETRRPAGVASSVEHVERTLVVLGDVPAVGGAEAVAWAASRGYPVVAEPFAGPSARSGTLPHGPLLLTATDWVDAHAPERVVVVGRVTLARPVAALLRRPDVRVEAVTAATTWADPSHVAARVHPWAAVAADLAQSREPAPRGPWAQAWDDAGRRLADAVAAEGLPWPSGLAVAATVHDALPADGVLVLGSSNAVRDLDLATAGRPGDPHRGVRVYANRGLAGIDGMVSTAAGVALGLGRPTHALLGDLTFLHDANGLLIGPGEPRPDLTVVVVNDDGGGIFTTLEPGAPERSAGFERVFGTPTGTDLAALCVAHGVTYTLVDTAAALADEVRRLPAGLSVVEVRVDRGTHRQAHADLRSLAARIVTA, from the coding sequence GTGAACCCCTCCACGGCGCTGGCGTCGGTCCTGGTCGACGAGCTCGTCCGCGGCGGGGTCCGTGAGGTCGTGCTGGCGCCCGGCTCGCGCTCCGCGCCGTTCGCCTACGCCCTGCTCGCGGCCGAGGCGGCCGGCCGGGTGCGGCTGCACGTGCGGGTCGACGAACGGTCGGCGGGCTTCCTGGCGCTGGGGCTGGCCAAGGCCACGGGGGCGCCCGTCGCGGTCGTCACGACCTCGGGCACGGCCGTGGCGAACCTGCACCCGGCCGTCCTCGAGGCCCACCACGCCGGGGTGCCGCTGGTCGTGCTGTCCGCTGACCGGCCGCACGAGCTGCGCGGCACCGGGGCCAACCAGACCACCCAGCAGCCGGGCCTCTTCGCCGGGGCCGTGCGCTGGCAGGCCGACCTCCCGGCCCCCGAGGTGGTCCCGGGCGAAGCGGTCGGGCGCGGGCCCTGGCGCACCCTCGTCGTGCGCGCCCTGGCAGCGGCCACCGGTGTGCTCGCTGGGGACCCCGGGCCGGTGCACCTCGACGTGGCGTTCCGCGACCCCCTCGTCCCCGACCTCGACGACCCCGGGCTGCCGCCGCACCTCGCGGGCCGGCCCGACGGCACTCCGTGGACCGAGGTGCGGCCCCGGCTCCCCGAGACGCGGCGACCGGCCGGTGTCGCCTCGTCGGTCGAGCACGTCGAGCGCACCCTGGTCGTGCTCGGGGACGTCCCGGCCGTGGGCGGGGCCGAGGCGGTGGCCTGGGCGGCCTCGCGCGGGTACCCGGTCGTCGCCGAGCCCTTCGCCGGCCCCTCGGCGCGGTCCGGCACCCTCCCGCACGGCCCCCTCCTGCTCACGGCCACCGACTGGGTCGACGCCCACGCGCCCGAGCGGGTCGTGGTGGTCGGCCGGGTGACCCTGGCTCGCCCGGTCGCGGCGCTGCTGCGTCGCCCGGACGTTCGGGTCGAGGCGGTCACCGCCGCCACGACCTGGGCGGACCCGTCGCACGTCGCGGCCCGGGTGCATCCCTGGGCCGCGGTCGCCGCCGACCTCGCGCAGAGTCGCGAGCCCGCACCGCGCGGCCCGTGGGCGCAGGCGTGGGACGACGCCGGCCGGCGCCTGGCGGACGCGGTGGCGGCCGAGGGCCTCCCGTGGCCCAGCGGGCTGGCGGTCGCCGCCACCGTCCACGACGCGCTGCCCGCCGACGGCGTCCTCGTCCTCGGCTCGTCCAACGCGGTGCGCGACCTCGACCTCGCCACCGCCGGGCGCCCCGGCGACCCGCACAGGGGCGTCCGGGTCTACGCGAACCGCGGCCTGGCGGGGATCGACGGGATGGTCTCGACGGCCGCCGGGGTCGCCCTGGGGCTCGGGCGCCCGACGCACGCGCTCCTGGGCGACCTCACGTTCCTGCACGACGCCAACGGCCTGCTCATCGGGCCCGGCGAGCCGCGGCCCGACCTCACCGTCGTGGTCGTCAACGACGACGGCGGCGGCATCTTCACGACGCTCGAGCCGGGTGCCCCCGAGCGGTCCGCCGGGTTCGAGCGCGTCTTCGGCACGCCCACCGGCACCGACCTCGCAGCCCTGTGCGTGGCGCACGGCGTCACGTACACGCTCGTCGACACCGCGGCGGCGCTCGCCGACGAGGTACGTCGGCTCCCTGCGGGGCTGAGCGTGGTCGAGGTCCGGGTCGACCGCGGCACCCACCGGCAGGCCCACGCCGACCTGCGCTCCCTGGCCGCCCGGATCGTCACCGCCTGA
- a CDS encoding NADH-quinone oxidoreductase subunit A, producing the protein MSNPYVPLLILLALGFGFAALSVGTSLVVGPKRYNRAKLEAYECGIQPTPRAQGGGRVPIKYFLTAMLFIIFDIESVFLYPFAVAFDQLGLFALVEMVLFIVTVFVAYAYVWKRGGLEWD; encoded by the coding sequence ATGAGCAACCCCTACGTCCCCCTCCTCATCCTCCTGGCGCTGGGCTTCGGCTTCGCGGCGCTGTCGGTGGGGACCAGCCTCGTGGTCGGCCCCAAGCGCTACAACCGCGCCAAGCTCGAGGCCTACGAGTGCGGCATCCAGCCCACGCCGCGCGCCCAGGGCGGCGGCCGGGTGCCGATCAAGTACTTCCTCACGGCGATGCTGTTCATCATCTTCGACATCGAGTCCGTGTTCCTCTACCCCTTCGCCGTGGCGTTCGACCAGCTCGGCCTGTTCGCCCTCGTCGAGATGGTGCTGTTCATCGTCACCGTCTTCGTCGCCTACGCCTACGTGTGGAAGCGGGGCGGTCTCGAGTGGGACTGA
- a CDS encoding mycothione reductase codes for MPHHDLVIIGSGSGNSLLVPELEGLDIAIVEKGVFGGTCLNVGCIPTKMFVLPADRVVEADDARRLGVTFAPPTVDWPAIRDRIFGRIDPISAGGEQYRAGQEHVTLHRTRARFTGQRRLALDTGEELTADRVVVAAGSRAVGLAIDGLTGADPERGVHTSDTVMRMDALPARMAVVGGGFVACEMAHVFAGLGVQVTQVQRSGRLLMAEEYEVSERYTELARRRYDLRLSTHVTGAARTDGVWRLEVEGPDGAGHVEAEAVLLAVGRRPNSDLVDAAAGGLTTHPDGRIAVDDQQRTSVDRVWALGDVSSEHQLKHVANHEARIVAHNLAVDLGRTDALPRRNDLSPVPHAVFGHPQVASFGPTAAALDEAGTAYVTYTQRVGDVAYGWALEDTSGLLTVHATPDGHLLAAHCLGPQASSIIQPLIQAAALGQTAHEVARGQYWIHPALAELVENALLGLPVTR; via the coding sequence ATGCCCCACCACGACCTCGTCATCATCGGCAGCGGCTCGGGGAACTCCCTCCTGGTCCCCGAGCTCGAGGGCCTCGACATCGCGATCGTCGAGAAGGGCGTCTTCGGGGGCACCTGTCTCAACGTCGGCTGCATCCCGACCAAGATGTTCGTCCTCCCCGCGGACCGGGTGGTCGAGGCCGACGACGCGCGGCGCCTCGGCGTCACCTTCGCTCCCCCGACCGTCGACTGGCCGGCCATCCGCGACCGCATCTTCGGGCGCATCGACCCGATCAGCGCCGGCGGCGAGCAGTACCGGGCCGGCCAGGAGCACGTCACCCTCCACCGCACGCGGGCCCGGTTCACCGGCCAGCGCCGGCTGGCTCTCGACACCGGCGAGGAGCTCACCGCCGACCGCGTCGTCGTGGCCGCCGGCAGCCGCGCCGTGGGTCTCGCGATCGACGGCCTCACCGGCGCCGACCCCGAGCGCGGCGTCCACACCTCCGACACCGTCATGCGGATGGACGCGCTGCCGGCCCGGATGGCCGTCGTCGGCGGCGGCTTCGTCGCGTGCGAGATGGCCCACGTCTTCGCCGGGCTGGGGGTGCAGGTCACCCAGGTGCAGCGCTCGGGGCGACTGCTGATGGCCGAGGAGTACGAGGTCTCCGAGCGCTACACCGAGCTGGCGCGCCGACGCTACGACCTGCGCCTGTCGACCCACGTCACCGGGGCCGCGCGCACCGACGGCGTCTGGCGCCTCGAGGTCGAGGGACCCGACGGCGCCGGGCACGTCGAGGCCGAGGCCGTCCTGCTCGCGGTCGGCCGTCGCCCCAACTCCGACCTCGTCGACGCCGCCGCCGGGGGGCTCACCACCCATCCCGACGGGCGCATCGCGGTCGACGACCAGCAGCGCACCAGCGTCGACAGGGTCTGGGCGCTGGGCGACGTCAGCAGCGAGCACCAGCTCAAGCACGTGGCCAACCACGAAGCCCGCATCGTCGCCCACAACCTCGCGGTCGACCTGGGGCGCACGGACGCACTCCCCCGCCGCAACGACCTCTCCCCCGTGCCGCACGCGGTGTTCGGGCATCCGCAGGTCGCCTCCTTCGGCCCCACCGCGGCCGCGCTCGACGAGGCCGGCACCGCGTACGTCACCTACACCCAGAGGGTCGGCGACGTCGCGTACGGCTGGGCCCTCGAGGACACCAGCGGCCTCCTGACCGTGCACGCCACCCCCGACGGGCACCTGCTGGCCGCGCACTGCCTGGGCCCGCAGGCGTCCAGCATCATCCAGCCGCTGATCCAGGCGGCGGCCCTGGGCCAGACCGCCCACGAGGTCGCCCGCGGGCAGTACTGGATCCACCCGGCGCTCGCCGAGCTGGTCGAGAACGCGCTCCTCGGTCTGCCCGTCACCCGCTGA
- a CDS encoding geranylgeranyl reductase family protein — MPATPTRTDVLVVGAGPAGASAAAWAARSGRDVVLADAAVFPRDKTCGDGLTPRAVEELDRLGLGDWVRGHTVNQGLRAHGFGQTLHLRWPGGTLPDHGSAVPRTELDARIRQVALESGATGVEGAKAVDARVEGGRVRAVTFRRGEETFDIECERLVVADGVRSGLGKVLGREWHQDTVYAVAGRCYVDSDRSDDPWISSHLELRGESGEALPGYGWIFPLGGGQVNVGVGTLATTKRPASVAIKPLMKHYTDERRAEFGLSGEQRMPTSALLPMGGAVSGVAGANWALVGDAAACVNPLNGEGIDYGLETGRLLAAHLDDDLLTAWPALLREEYGDAFSVARRLAAIFTVPKTLAALGPVGMRSDWLMTLALRWMGNLVTDEDRDRSARIWRWAGRRSINLDARPPFT, encoded by the coding sequence GTGCCCGCCACCCCCACCCGTACCGACGTGCTCGTCGTCGGCGCCGGCCCGGCCGGGGCCTCGGCCGCCGCCTGGGCCGCCCGCTCCGGGCGTGACGTCGTCCTGGCCGACGCGGCCGTCTTCCCGCGTGACAAGACCTGCGGCGACGGGCTCACCCCCCGCGCCGTCGAGGAGCTCGACCGGCTCGGGCTCGGCGACTGGGTCCGTGGCCACACCGTCAACCAGGGCCTGCGCGCCCACGGGTTCGGGCAGACGCTGCACCTGCGCTGGCCCGGCGGCACGCTGCCCGACCACGGCTCGGCCGTGCCGCGCACCGAGCTCGACGCCCGCATCCGGCAGGTCGCGCTCGAGTCAGGCGCCACCGGGGTCGAGGGCGCCAAGGCCGTCGACGCGCGCGTCGAGGGCGGCCGGGTCCGTGCGGTCACCTTCCGGCGCGGCGAGGAGACCTTCGACATCGAGTGCGAGCGCCTGGTCGTCGCCGACGGCGTGCGCTCCGGCCTGGGCAAGGTCCTCGGCCGGGAGTGGCACCAGGACACCGTGTACGCGGTGGCCGGCCGCTGCTACGTCGACTCCGACCGCTCCGACGACCCCTGGATCAGCAGCCACCTCGAGCTGCGCGGCGAGTCGGGTGAGGCTCTGCCCGGCTACGGCTGGATCTTCCCGCTCGGCGGCGGCCAGGTGAACGTCGGTGTCGGCACCCTCGCCACCACCAAGCGGCCCGCCTCGGTCGCCATCAAGCCCCTCATGAAGCACTACACCGACGAGCGCCGCGCCGAGTTCGGCCTCTCCGGCGAGCAGCGGATGCCGACCTCGGCACTGCTGCCGATGGGTGGCGCGGTCAGCGGGGTCGCCGGTGCCAACTGGGCTCTGGTGGGGGATGCCGCCGCATGCGTCAACCCGCTCAACGGCGAAGGCATCGACTACGGGCTCGAGACCGGACGGCTCCTGGCCGCGCACCTCGACGACGACCTGCTCACCGCGTGGCCGGCCCTGCTGCGCGAGGAGTACGGCGACGCCTTCTCGGTGGCGCGGCGCCTTGCGGCGATCTTCACGGTGCCGAAGACCCTCGCCGCCCTCGGCCCGGTGGGGATGCGCAGCGACTGGCTGATGACGCTGGCGCTGCGCTGGATGGGCAACCTCGTCACCGACGAGGACCGCGACCGCTCGGCCCGCATCTGGCGCTGGGCCGGCCGCCGCTCCATCAACCTCGACGCCCGCCCGCCCTTCACCTGA
- a CDS encoding demethylmenaquinone methyltransferase, which produces MSRASLEKDPRDVAAMFDDVARRYDVTNDVLSLGQDRLWRRAVVSACAARPGQRVLDIAAGTGTSSEPFADSGVDVVPADFSLGMLRVGHRRRNDLGFTAADAMRLPFADDAFHVVTMSFGLRNVSDPDAALREFLRVTRPGGRLVVCEFSSPTNAAFRTVYTNYLMRSLPPIARRVSSNPESYVYLAESIRAWPDQRGLARRVAEAGWEGVQWRDLTGGIVALHRATKPGGDGAPEPHVEG; this is translated from the coding sequence ATGTCCCGCGCCTCGCTCGAGAAGGACCCCCGCGACGTCGCCGCGATGTTCGACGACGTCGCCCGCCGCTACGACGTGACCAACGACGTCCTCAGCCTCGGCCAGGACCGGCTCTGGCGCCGGGCGGTCGTCTCCGCCTGCGCCGCCCGCCCCGGCCAGCGCGTCCTCGACATCGCCGCGGGCACCGGCACCAGCAGCGAGCCCTTCGCCGACTCCGGCGTCGACGTCGTGCCGGCCGACTTCTCCCTCGGGATGCTCCGGGTCGGCCACCGCCGCCGCAACGACCTCGGCTTCACCGCCGCCGACGCCATGCGCCTGCCCTTCGCCGACGACGCCTTCCACGTCGTCACCATGAGCTTCGGGCTGCGCAACGTCAGCGACCCCGACGCCGCCCTGCGCGAGTTCCTGCGTGTCACCAGGCCCGGCGGCCGTCTCGTGGTCTGCGAGTTCAGCAGCCCCACCAACGCGGCCTTCCGCACGGTCTACACCAACTACCTCATGCGCTCGCTGCCGCCGATCGCCCGCCGGGTCAGCAGCAACCCCGAGTCCTACGTGTACCTGGCCGAGTCCATCCGCGCGTGGCCCGACCAGCGCGGCCTGGCCCGGCGGGTCGCCGAGGCCGGCTGGGAGGGCGTGCAGTGGCGCGACCTCACCGGTGGCATCGTGGCCCTGCACCGGGCCACCAAGCCCGGCGGCGACGGCGCCCCGGAGCCCCACGTCGAGGGTTAG